The nucleotide window GGAGCTACTTTTTCCCTGGAACAGGGCGTCTGTACCCAAGGACCTTGTGTGAATTACGGTTTGCAACAAGTTCCGGTTACCGTTAACGACGGTGTTGTGTTGACTGCGGACGTAGCGGTATTGAGCAATGTATAAATTGGCGTTTTTTATTCCAGAGTCTCATCTTGAAGAGGTAAAAGACGCGGTATTTTCTGCTGGAGCAGGGCGTATAGGGGATTATGACCATTGTTGCTGGCAAGTACTTGGGCAGGGGCAGTTTCGACCACAGGCTGGCAGCCAACCCTTTTTAGGAAAGCAGGGAACTGTGGAAACCGTAACGGAATACCGGGTGGAAATGGTCTGTGAAGATCACTTGATTGGCGGTGCGGTGAAAGCATTGATTTCAGCACACCCCTATGAAGAGCCTGCTTATGATGTTTGGAAACTGGCGACAGACGTCTATTAACCCGGCGCGAGCCCAAAAGATCAAGAAGCTCCGCGCAGCATCGATAGATTTTGTTGGGCGACAATCAAATAGTTCAGGGCGAACTATTTGATTGATAGGTTAATAGCTATGGGCTGCGAAGCGAACGCTCATAAAAAAGGCGCCAACCGTTTTCGGTGGCGCCTTTTTTTGCTCAGAACGAAACTTAATCCACGAGACCAAAATCATCCCGCAGAATGTCAATAATTTCGGCTTTCGGGTTCTCTGAAAGCTGAATTGCTTGCCCGGTAATTTTCTCCGCAATATCCAGGTAGGTTTTCGACACCTGCATCAGAATTTCTTCTGGCAGTACATTGTCTTTTGCCAGCGCGGAGCGTTCTTCCATACGGTCTTTGTTGACCAGAATATCCGGGTCGGGAAAATGGCTGAGCAGTAACTGGCGAAACTCTTCTTTGGATTTTTCCACCACCACACCGTTGCGATATTCGGCGCCGTCCCAAATGCGAGATGAATCCGGGGTGCCTACTTCGTCCATGTAAATCAGCTTTTCGGTGCCGCTTTTGTCGGTGACGTAGCCAAACTCGAATTTGGTATCCACAAAAATCTGATCCAGTTTGGCCAGCTCGTTACTAATCACATCAAAGCCTTCTTTCAGCAATCGCTCGTAGCGGTCAATATCCGCTTTGCTCTGGAACTTAAACGCCTCATGATTGTTATCAATATCGCCGCGGGTGATATTGACATCGTCCTGGGCCGGAACGCCGGGAATACCTTCCAGAATGCCTTTGGTGGATGGGGTGATCAGCAGCTCTGGCAACTTACTGTCTTTTTCCAGCCCTTCGGCAATCTGGATACCGCAAAATTCTCGCTCGCCCTTGGTGTAAGCGCGCCACATAGAGCCGGTAATGTACTGGCGGGCGATGGCTTCAATCATCACCGGGCGGGCTTTTTGCACAATCCACACAAACGGGTGGGGGATTTCCAGGATATGGCTGTCCGCCAGGCCCTGTTCGCGAAATAACTTGAACCAATGGTTGGAGATGGCATTGAGTGCCGCGCCCTTGCCAGGTACACCGTCCATACCGCCTTCACCGCGCCAGATGCACTCAAAAGCCGAGATACGATCGCTAATTACCATAATCGCCAGCGGCGCATCGGCGGCCACATCGTAACCGCGCTCTTCTATCAGGCGGCGGCTGTCGGCTTCGGTAAGCCAGTACACGGAGCGAACCTTGCCACTGTGAACGGGCTGGTCGGTGCGAATAGGTAAATCGTTGTTAACGGCCAAGACTTTATTGGCAAGACTCATAGCAAAAGATCCTCGCCTCCCTCGTCGGGGAGCATCTGTTCATCGGTAAAGAAGTGAGAGAAAAGACCAGGAAATCATGGGGCTGCCGATTTCAGGCAGCCCCACTGGCTTTAAGGGAGCGGATAATAGCAGATATCCGCTTTGGGAACACAGTAACTGGTTACTGGGCGTCGTAACTCAAGTTGCTGGATTTGCCCCAGAATACCCGGTAAGAGTAGATGGTGTAGCCGATAATGGCTGGCACGGTAATGATCACTCCCACCAGCATAAATTTGAGCGACGCAGTGGCGCTGGCGGCTTCCCAAATGGTGAGTTGGTCAGGAATGATATAGGGGAAAAAGCTATAAGCCAGACCGTGGAAGCTGAGAATAAAAATCACCACCGCACTGGCGAACGGTACCCAGCAAAAACGGTCGCTGCTGTAAGGAAAGCCTTTCAAAAACTGATTGACCACCAGCACCAAGCCAAACGTGATAATGGGGATGGGTGCCAGTAACAACAGATTCGGCAAGGTCAGCCACTTGTCGTAGATGCGCTCACTGACCAAGGGGTTTACGATACACACCGCCAGGATACCTGCGGCCATAATCCACAGGCTGCGTCGGGCCCACTTGGTGGCTCTGGCCTGTAAGTCGCCATCGGTTTTCAGGATCAGCCAGCAAGCACCAATAAAATGGTATCCCGCAGTGATGCAGATAGCGCTGAGTACCGCAAACCCATAAGCGCCCAAGCTGGTGTCAAAACCGTGTATATAGCGGCCGAACATATAGCCTTGGGCCAGTGTCGCTATCAGCGAGCCAATACGGAAACAGTGGTCCCATAAACGCTTGTGGGATACCGCTGCCTTGGCGCGGAAGTCGAAGGACACGCCCCGCAGAATCAGCCCCACCAGCAAAAATGCTGCCGGTAGATAGAGCTCGCCCAGAATAACCCCGTGAGCTTTAGGGAAGGCGACCAACAAGATGCCCACCGCCAGTACCAGCCAGGTTTCGTTGGCATCCCAAAATGGCCCGATAGAGGCAATCATACGGTCTCTTTGCTGATCGTTGCTGGCGGTTTTGCTGAACGGCAGCAAGATCCCCACGCCCAAGTCGTAGCCATCCAGAATGGCGTAGATCAGCATAGCCAGGCCCATCAGCCCGGCGAAAATAGCAGGGTATACGCTGGCTTCGGTCATGCTCTGCTCTCCTCAACAGTAAGTCCCAAAGTGGGTTTTGCAGGTGCATCTTTTGCAGATTTTTGTGGTGTACCCGCTTTGCGCGCGATCAAAAACAGGGTGCTGACATAAGCGATCAGCAATACCACATACAGAGACAGGTACAGCGCCAGGGTAAAGCCGACGTTGCTGGGTGGAATCGCGGCTGCGGCGTCAGCGGTGCGTAAGATGCCGTGTACCAACCAGGGTTGGCGGCCAATTTCTGTGACGTACCAGCCGGCCAGTGTGGCTATCCAGCCAGAGAAGGTCATGCCCAGCAGTGTAGTTAACAGCCACTTCGGCAATGGGTTTTGCTTGCGCCCCAGCCAGGTGGCTAACCAAGAGCTAGCCAGCATCAGCAGGCCAATACCCACCATTATGCGAAACCCCCAAAACAACGGCATAACCGGCGGGTGGTCGGCAAAATCGTTGAGCCCGGTGATCTCGCCGTTGGCGTCGTGGGTCAGAATCAGGCTGGCCAGGTTGGGAACCCCCAGCGCGTAGTCGTTGCTGCGAGTGGTTTCATTGGGCAGTGCAAACAGCAGTAATGGTGCGCCTTGCTGAGTTTCCCAAACTCCTTCGATGGCTGCCACTTTGGCCGGTTGGTGTTTAAAGCTGTTGAGGCCGTGCAGATCGCCCACAAAGATTTGTATGGGGATCAGTATGGCGGCCAGTACCACGCCGGTGCGCAGTGCTTTGTTCACCGATGGTTGATGATCGCCACGGAGCTTGCGGTAGGCGGAAATGCCAGCCACCAGAAACGCGCCGGTTAAGCCGCAGGCCAGCATCATGTGGGTCAGGCGATAGGGCATGGATGGGTTAAAAATGATCTGCCACCAGCTCACCGGGTGGGCGATGCCATCGATCATTTCGTGGCCGGTGGGCGTCTGCATCCAGGAATTCAGGGACAGAATCCAAAATGCCGACAGGGAGGTACCAATGGCCACCAGCCAGGTAGCCAGTGTGTGGGTGCGCTCTGACACCCGGCCACGGCCAAACAGCATAATGCCCAGGAAAGTGGCTTCTAGAAAGAACGCGGTTAATACCTCGTAAGCCAGTAATGGCCCGGCAATATTGCCCACGGTTTCCATAAAACCGGGCCAGTTGGTGCCGAACTGGAACGACATGGTAATGCCACTGACCACCCCCAGGGCAAAAGTAAGGGCAAATATCTTGATCCAGAAGCTGTAGGCATCCATCCAGCTCTGATCGCCAGTTTTGAGGAAGCGCAGTTTAAAAAACAGCAAAATCCAGCAAAGGGCGATGGTGATGGTAGGAAATAAAATATGAAAGCTGATATTGGCGGCAAACTGGATGCGTGCCAAGGTAATTACCGTTGGGTCTGCAACGGTCGCAAACAGTGCGGCGGCATTCATGAGTCGTTACCTCCTGCTGTGCCAGAGCGCTTGCCTTTCAGTTTGTCTTTGATGTCCAGGACTTTGCTGACCCCAGCCCCCAGCTTCATCAATTGCGCCAGGCTGTCCGAGCTGAGCCGCTGCATGTCGTTACTCCACCCGGTGACCAATTCGATCATGTCGTGAATTTCTGCAAACTGCTGATGTGCGTATTCCTCCGCATCATCCACAGGGGGCTTCATCAACAGATTACGCAGCATGGAAAGGGTAGGGTCGATCTCCCGTTTGCGACGTTCTTCAATCAAGGTGCGGGTAACCTCCCAGATATCATCCGGCGTGCCGTAATAATCTTTGCGGTCACCGGGTACATTGTGTTGACGCAACAGGTTCCAGGACTGCAGTTCCTTGAGGCCCATGCTGACGTTGGAGCGGGATATACCCAGTGCGTCCACAATTTGGTCGGCATTCAGCGGCTCTTGAGAAACCATTAACAGGGCGTATATTTGGCTGACAGTGCGGTTCATGCCCCAACGGCTGCCCATTTCACCGAAGTGCATAATGAATGTTTGCATAGAGGGTGTAAGAGTCATGGCATATCTCAATATTTGAATTTTCAGAAATTATTGAAATTTTAGTAATTAAGTTGACTTGGGTCAATGCAATTCGTCGTGCTCAATAAAATCTTATTGTTGGGAATTTAAGGGGAATAATTGGCGCATAGGACTGCTACCAAGATTTTGGTATGCTACTCAGTCGCATACGTTAAAAAGATAAGAAAATACCTGCACTTTTTGGGTTAGTGACTGGATACCGTTTTTTTTAGGGCAATTGCGATAAATTGCCCCCCGAGTCCTGCTGTGACTTATAACGGTAAACAATGCCCGCC belongs to bacterium SCSIO 12696 and includes:
- a CDS encoding YqfO family protein encodes the protein MYKLAFFIPESHLEEVKDAVFSAGAGRIGDYDHCCWQVLGQGQFRPQAGSQPFLGKQGTVETVTEYRVEMVCEDHLIGGAVKALISAHPYEEPAYDVWKLATDVY
- a CDS encoding phosphoribosylaminoimidazolesuccinocarboxamide synthase, producing the protein MSLANKVLAVNNDLPIRTDQPVHSGKVRSVYWLTEADSRRLIEERGYDVAADAPLAIMVISDRISAFECIWRGEGGMDGVPGKGAALNAISNHWFKLFREQGLADSHILEIPHPFVWIVQKARPVMIEAIARQYITGSMWRAYTKGEREFCGIQIAEGLEKDSKLPELLITPSTKGILEGIPGVPAQDDVNITRGDIDNNHEAFKFQSKADIDRYERLLKEGFDVISNELAKLDQIFVDTKFEFGYVTDKSGTEKLIYMDEVGTPDSSRIWDGAEYRNGVVVEKSKEEFRQLLLSHFPDPDILVNKDRMEERSALAKDNVLPEEILMQVSKTYLDIAEKITGQAIQLSENPKAEIIDILRDDFGLVD
- the cydB gene encoding cytochrome d ubiquinol oxidase subunit II is translated as MTEASVYPAIFAGLMGLAMLIYAILDGYDLGVGILLPFSKTASNDQQRDRMIASIGPFWDANETWLVLAVGILLVAFPKAHGVILGELYLPAAFLLVGLILRGVSFDFRAKAAVSHKRLWDHCFRIGSLIATLAQGYMFGRYIHGFDTSLGAYGFAVLSAICITAGYHFIGACWLILKTDGDLQARATKWARRSLWIMAAGILAVCIVNPLVSERIYDKWLTLPNLLLLAPIPIITFGLVLVVNQFLKGFPYSSDRFCWVPFASAVVIFILSFHGLAYSFFPYIIPDQLTIWEAASATASLKFMLVGVIITVPAIIGYTIYSYRVFWGKSSNLSYDAQ
- a CDS encoding cytochrome ubiquinol oxidase subunit I, producing the protein MNAAALFATVADPTVITLARIQFAANISFHILFPTITIALCWILLFFKLRFLKTGDQSWMDAYSFWIKIFALTFALGVVSGITMSFQFGTNWPGFMETVGNIAGPLLAYEVLTAFFLEATFLGIMLFGRGRVSERTHTLATWLVAIGTSLSAFWILSLNSWMQTPTGHEMIDGIAHPVSWWQIIFNPSMPYRLTHMMLACGLTGAFLVAGISAYRKLRGDHQPSVNKALRTGVVLAAILIPIQIFVGDLHGLNSFKHQPAKVAAIEGVWETQQGAPLLLFALPNETTRSNDYALGVPNLASLILTHDANGEITGLNDFADHPPVMPLFWGFRIMVGIGLLMLASSWLATWLGRKQNPLPKWLLTTLLGMTFSGWIATLAGWYVTEIGRQPWLVHGILRTADAAAAIPPSNVGFTLALYLSLYVVLLIAYVSTLFLIARKAGTPQKSAKDAPAKPTLGLTVEESRA
- a CDS encoding GbsR/MarR family transcriptional regulator — encoded protein: MTLTPSMQTFIMHFGEMGSRWGMNRTVSQIYALLMVSQEPLNADQIVDALGISRSNVSMGLKELQSWNLLRQHNVPGDRKDYYGTPDDIWEVTRTLIEERRKREIDPTLSMLRNLLMKPPVDDAEEYAHQQFAEIHDMIELVTGWSNDMQRLSSDSLAQLMKLGAGVSKVLDIKDKLKGKRSGTAGGNDS